A genomic stretch from Pochonia chlamydosporia 170 chromosome 4, whole genome shotgun sequence includes:
- a CDS encoding DEAD/DEAH box helicase (similar to Neosartorya fischeri NRRL 181 XP_001263759.1), whose product MLLVDSQKCMKDCVVAFIIHLSVLRRLDLSQRSCKETTFSELQQASFEDFFSSFSNICITIVEKMSFKELWDVFDLVDGRILRQMLGRLQTLALPLCIREEVRRFANIILQLTDVDLSESNPQCQLARNIPIDTLSLSANASESVPPSILGFSHPALDDYLDPVKISTRVSADPQPAPNMKVFEEISHWHNARVPIDSSHKIQRKGYFANWRTQKLMASTTAYSASLTNSAGKDIHPEIIVSTSVTDHSSNEGRGKGKECEGVRGTSHRTLHQHSIKKIGQRTGRQHAREEAQKIQAEKNKSRAMATWMAWNQRIQEFEAEINLDSRCLRVIQYVNGLSTQHMAIVGGEVTLYLCNCLAYTLLEAKKKRKRIPGMLESNELMEIPKFSLSQQGVALFKVLAKAVKLQIPHDTLLDAALKGRQLPFASLSLMPTTTHAGRDQLELDVLSDPLEFQLRHCGPYLERAFDSMPDPRVPFSPDAWQRRVLDAIDANKSLFVVAPTSAGKTFISFYPQQKALVNQIAAEVQARFSKARSTKGTCKSVWAVHTRDYRINNPTGCQVLITVPHILQIMLLAPSNSQTADSWSLRVKRIIFDEVHCIGQSDDGVIWEQLLLLAPCPVIALSATVGNPMEFNDWLRRSEEAKCHDLEMIVHPYRYSDLRKFMYYRKKGWEFSGLGPVEGLPIPGLDDMHVDMEAHGQHDIMKSSMSPFTYIHPVANCFILWQCMSNHQTEAFPLNESLAPRNALPEVVTKHDIVKWEAALKQVLLKWMQDASSPFSSVRNRLQSPIVNRHLSTLNQSPNATGHKPKPSHTSLQPDSEDTGLHTVALQLLSDLHFHAALPAILFNYDRKYCEKILLFLEKKLRLAEAAWKAASSEWRKKLAEYEKWKRTSPRLSKSERTKEAANADISVWDSFDPEAALDEFSFAGPKKLRKSEFEDMVTPLRNANLKQGIVGALRRGIGVHHAGMNREYLEMLFRKGFLRVVVATGTLALGINMPCKSVVFFGDSVFLTALNYNQAAGRAGRRGFDTLGNVVFVGMTPERVFEIMSSRLPDLHGQFPLSTTLVLRLLGLLHHTENSEYAVRAVRSIQSQTRLYLGGPSNQMTIKHQLRFSIEYLRRQHLLSQSGAPLNFAGLVGHLYFTENAVFAFHSLLKGGYFHDLCSGIHRKPQQVLLELILVLAHLFCRVPLRSVSDEVAKNRIHRSPSVVLLPRLPEQAETILREHNNETLHIFRNYVSSFVDQHLKGQSDNQLPFTKHKVQGNKGGDALSIIDSLPPTKLRSSFAALSGFNDEFHSIHELCTTVRDGVFLEESAVPYIPIHPNGNARLHWNAYIYDFFKHGDMEALVRDNGIKGGDVWFLLKDFSLVLATMVTSLTNFLDLGSSIDDAAMMDIHDIGDVTDEELFDEQAAPVVDDLTHAPPNNLVSLSRKPKKAILVDSWDDDQSTGSSQDEDTNASEGFDTLPLEKLAWGDDGEESLMLVLTAFRQLQQQFNEVFKKVWA is encoded by the exons ATGCTATTGGTCGACTCTCAAAAATGTATGAAAGACTGTGTTGTGGCTTTCATCATTCACCTGTCCGTCCTCAGGCGTTTGGATCTGTCTCAGAGATCGTGTAAAGAAACCACGTTCAGCGAGCTACAGCAGGCATCGTTTGAAGACTTCTTTAGCTCATTCAGCAACATCTGTATCACGATTGTGGAGAAAATGTCTTTCAAAGAACTATGGGATGTCTTTGACCTCGTTGACGGCCGCATCCTACGACAAATGCTTGGACGCCTGCAAACCCTGGCGCTTCCTCTCTGTATCAGGGAAGAGGTTCGGAGATTCGCAAACATAATTTTACAACTTACGGACGTGGATCTCTCGGAATCCAATCCGCAATGCCAATTGGCAAGAAACATTCCTATTGAtactctctctctctctgcCAATGCGTCTGAAAGTGTGCCTCCTTCAATTCTGGGATTCAGCCACCCAGCTTTGGACGACTACCTTGATCCTGTCAAAATCTCTACCAGAGTTTCAGCAGATCCGCAACCCGCGCCAAACATGAAAGTCTTTGAAGAAATTTCCCACTGGCATAATGCACGTGTACCTATCGACTCTAGCCATAAGATACAGCGTAAAGGCTACTTTGCAAATTGGAGAACCCAAAAGCTAATGGCTAGCACCACTGCGTACTCGGCTAGCTTGACAAATTCTGCCGGGAAGGATATTCATCCAGAAATCATCGTGTCAACCTCTGTGACCGACCATTCTTCTAATGAAGGCAGaggcaagggcaaggaatGTGAGGGAGTGCGCGGCACATCGCATCGAACCCTTCATCAGCATAGCATCAAGAAGATTGGACAACGCACTGGTCGACAGCATGCCCGAGAAGAGGCCCAAAAGATTCAGGCCGAGAAAAATAAAAGCAGAGCCATGGCGACGTGGATGGCTTGGAACCAAAGAATCCAAGAATTTGAAGCTGAAATTAACCTGGACAGTCGATGTCTGAGGGTCATACAATATGTCAACGGGTTGTCAACCCAACACATGGCGATAGTGGGCGGCGAGGTTACGTTGTATCTATGTAATTGCCTTGCTTATACGCTATtagaagcaaagaagaagagaaaacgAATTCCCGGTATGTTGGAGTCCAATGAG CTGATGGAAATTCCTAAATTTTCACTGTCGCAGCAGGGAGTTGCGCTTTTCAAGGTACTCGCAAAGGCTGTCAAACTACAAATACCTCATGACACGCTGCTGGATGCTGCTTTGAAGGGACGGCAGCTGCCCTttgccagcttgagcttgatgccGACAACAACACATGCAGGGAGAGACCAACTGGAACTGGATGTTCTATCTGATCCCCTTGAGTTTCAGCTCCGTCATTGCGGACCGTATCTGGAAAGAGCCTTTGACTCGATGCCGGATCCTCGTGTGCCTTTCAGCCCGGATGCCTGGCAGAGGAGAGTTCTCGATGCCATAGATGCGAACAAGAGCTTGTTTGTTGTGGCACCGACATCAGCTGGCAAAACGTTCATTTCATTCTAC CCCCAACAGAAGGCTCTTGTCAACCAAATAGCTGCCGAAGTGCAAGCTCGATTCTCCAAGGCGCGTTCTACCAAAGGTACATGTAAATCAGTTTGGGCCGTACATACCAGGGACTACAGAATCAACAATCCGACAGGCTGCCAGGTACTAATCACGGTTCCGCATATTTTGCAGATCATGCTGCTGGCGCCATCAAATTCCCAGACGGCCGATTCATGGTCTTTGAGAGTGAAGAGGATCATCTTTGACGAGGTTCACTGCATTGGGCAGTCAGATGACGGGGTGATATGGGAGCAGCTGCTCCTTCTTGCCCCGTGTCCTGTCATCGCTTTATCTGCCACGGTGGGCAATCCTATGGAGTTCAACGACTGGTTGAGAAGATCAGAGGAAGCAAAATGCCATGATCTGGAAATGATCGTTCACCCCTATCGCTACTCAGACCTTCGCAAGTTCATGTATTATCGTAAGAAAGGCTGGGAGTTTAGTGGCCTTGGACCTGTTGAAGGGTTGCCCATCCCGGGGTTAgatgacatgcatgtggacatggaggcacATGGGCAACACGACATCATGAagagctccatgtcgccattCACTTACATTCATCCAGTGGCTA ACTGCTTCATCTTGTGGCAATGTATGTCGAATCATCAAACCGAAGCATTTCCCCTCAACGAATCCTTGGCTCCGCGGAACGCACTTCCCGAGGTTGTGACGAAGCATGATATCGTTAAATGGGAAGCCGCATTGAAGCAAGTCTTGTTGAAATGGATGCAAGATGCCAGTTCGCCCTTTTCTTCCGTTAGAAACAGGCTTCAGTCACCAATTGTTAATCGACATCTCTCGACTTTGAATCAGTCGCCCAACGCGACTGGCCATAAACCTAAACCTAGTCATACCAGCCTTCAACCCGACTCCGAAGATACCGGCCTTCACACTGTGGCTTTACAGCTCCTTTCCGACCTTCATTTCCACGCGGCGCTTCCAGCCATACTATTCAACTACGATCGGAAATATTGTGAGAAAATACTCCTTTTCCTTGAAAAGAAACTGCGGCTTGCAGAGGCTGCTTGGAAGGCCGCAAGCTCAgaatggaggaagaagctcgCTGAATATGAaaaatggaagagaacaagC CCTAGGCTTTCCAAGAGCGAACGCACCAAAGAAGCTGCAAATGCGGACATCAGTGTCTGGGACAGCTTCGACCCTGAGGCGGCTTTGGATGAATTCTCATTTGCGGGCCCAAAAAAGTTACGAAAATCAGAATTTGAGGATATGGTGACGCCTCTCAGAAATGCCAACCTGAAGCAGGGAATTGTAGGTGCTCTACGACGAGGAATAGGGGTACATCATGCAGGAATGAATCGGGAGTATC TTGAGATGCTTTTTAGGAAAGGCTTTCTGAGGGTTGTCGTCGCGACTGGCACCTTGGCTTTAGGTATCAACATGCCGTGCAAGAGTGTGGTATTCTTTGGCGACTCTGTGTTTCTCACAGCTCTGAATTACAATCAGGCAGCCGGACGGGCAGGTCGCCGGGGGTTTGACACCCTCGGAAATGTTGTTTTCGTGGGAATGACGCCAGAGAGAGTGTTTGAGATCATGTCGTCCAGACTCCCCGACCTTCACGGCCAGTTCCCCCTATCAACGACTCTAGTTCTCCGACTCTTGGGTCTCCTTCATCACACAGAGAATTCTGAGTACGCAGTAAGGGCCGTTCGTTCCATACAATCTCAAACTCGCCTATATTTAGGAGGCCCCTCGAATCAAATGACAATCAAGCATCAGTTGCGGTTTTCCATAGAATATCTTCGGAGGCAACATCTTTTGTCTCAATCCGGGGCTCCCCTCAATTTCGCAGGTTTGGTAGGGCACCTGTATTTTACTGAGAACGCTGTGTTTGCCTTTCACTCTTTGCTCAAGGGTGGATATTTCCACGACTTGTGCAGTGGTATTCACCGGAAACCGCAGCAAGTACTCCTTGAGCTCATACTTGTTCTGGCGCATCTATTTTGCAGAGTACCTCTTCGATCAGTCAGTGACGAAGTGGCCAAGAACAGGATTCACCGATCACCATCAGTAGTTCTGTTGCCGCGATTACCAGAGCAGGCGGAGACGATTCTCCGTGAGCACAACAACGAGACACTGCACATATTTCGAAACTATGTTAGCTCCTTCGTCGACCAACACCTCAAAGGCCAGTCAGATAATCAGCTTCCGTTTACAAAACACAAGGTCCAGGGGAACAAGGGAGGAGATGCACTGTCCATTATTGATTCTCTCCCGCCTACAAAGCTCCGCTCGTCATTCGCTGCGCTTTCCGGGTTCAATGATGAGTTCCACTCAATTCACGAGCTGTGCACAACAGTCCGAGACGGGGTTTTCCTTGAGGAATCCGCCGTTCCTTACATCCCCATTCATCCGAATGGTAATGCTCGGCTGCACTGGAACGCCTATATCTATGATTTCTTCAAACACGGTGACATGGAAGCGTTGGTCCGAGACAATGGGATAAAGGGTGGCGATGTATGGTTCCTCTTGAAAGACTTTTCACTTGTTTTGGCCACCATGGTTACGAGCCTCACAAATTTTCTCGATCTTGGCTCTTCTATTGACGATGCGGCCATGATGGATATACACGATATCGGCGATGTGACTGACGAGGAGCTTTTTGACGAACAAGCAGCACCGGTTGTGGATGATTTGACTCATGCGCCGCCGAATAACCTGGTTTCTCTTTCTCGAAAGCCCAAAAAGGCTATTCTGGTAGATTCATGGGACGATGACCAGAGTACTGGGAGCTCGCAGGACGAGGATACAAATGCCAGTGAAGGCTTTGACACCCTACCATTGGAGAAGCTCGCCTGGGGCGACGACGGCGAAGAGAGCTTAATGCTCGTCTTGACAGCTTTTCGACAACTGCAACAGCAATTTAATGAGGTGTTCAAAAAGGTTTGGGCTTAA
- a CDS encoding Isy1-like splicing (similar to Metarhizium robertsii ARSEF 23 XP_007826444.2) codes for MARNSEKAQSMLFRFREAQAADLGIIDAGRARRPKAITEVDSVPLCEKWRGQVLKEISRKVSRVHDPVLSDYQIRDLNDEINKLMREKHMWEVQIRNLGGPNYMRTAGRIYDEEGREIPGGGKGYKYFGRAKDLPGVKELFDAAKTKASQKEDKPLGDSRDIRKNVDAAYYGYAPGEEDEALLAYEAEKERQAMENLLKNGSQEPPEGWEALPGDTADGEVWVLPTMEEVQEELIERRRQKLLEQL; via the exons ATG GCTCGAAACTCGGAAAAAGCCCAGTCCATGCTCTTTCGCTTCCGCGAAGCCCAAGCAGCAGACCTAGGCATCATCGACGCTGGCCGCGCACGCCGTCCCAAAGCCATCACTGAAGTCGACTCCGTCCCTCTTTGCGAAAAATGGCGCGGCCAAGTACTCAAGGAAATCTCTCGCAAGGTCTCGCGTGTCCACGATCCGGTCCTGAGCGACTACCAAATCCGCGACCTCAACGACGAAATCAACAAGCTGATGCGTGAGAAACACATGTGGGAAGTGCAAATACGAAACTTGGGAGGACCGAATTACATGCGCACGGCAGGGAGGATATACGACGAAGAAGGGAGGGAGATACCGGGCGGTGGGAAAGGATATAAATACTTTGGCCGAGCAAAAGATCTACCGGGTGTGAAGGAGTTatttgatgctgccaagaccaaggcaTCGCAGAAAGAGGACAAACCCTTGGGCGACAGTAGAGACATACGGAAGAATGTGGATGCAGCGTATTACGGATATGCGCCAGgggaagaggatgaggctTTGTTGGCATATGAGGCGGAGAAGGAGAGGCAGGCGATGgagaacttgttgaagaatgggTCGCAGGAACCACCGGAAGGATGGGAAGCTTTGCCAGGCGATACGGCAGATGGGGAGGTTTGGGTGCTGCCGACGATGGAGGAGGTTCAGGAAGAACTGATCGAGAGGAGACggcagaagctgctggaacAGTTGTAA